The DNA sequence GTGTCGAAGGTGTGCCACTCCCAGTTGTCCTCCTCGACGTTCGCCAGCGCGGCGCACATGCCGCCCTGCGCGGCGCCCGTGTGGGAACGCGTGGGGTAGAGCTTGGTGAGCACGGCCGTGCGGGCGCGCTGGCCGGACTCGATCGCCGCGCGCATCCCGGCGCCACCCGCGCCGATGATGACGACGTCGTACTTGTGGAACTGCATGGCTTGAGTACTCCCCGCGGCGGGTCAGTCGGTGATGTTCGGGTCGAAGGTGAAGATCACGTACGTGCCGAGGGCGATGATCAGCACCATCGAGACGTAGAGCAGCACCTTGAGCCAGAACCGGGTCGCGTCCTTGCGGGCGTAGTCGTTGATCACGGTGCGCAGGCCGTTGCCGCCGTGGATCTGGGCCAGCCACAGCATCGCCAGGTCCCAGAACTGCCAGAACGGCGAGGCCCACCGGCCCGCGACGAATCCGAAGTTGATGCGGTGCACGCCGCCGTCGAGGATGTTCATGATGAACAGGTGTCCGAGCACCAGCACCACCAGGGCGACGCCCGAGATGCGCATGAACAGCCAGCTGTAGAGCTCGAAGTTGCTGCGGCGGGCGGCGGGGCGGCGCGGTGCGCGCGGCTTGGCCAGGGTCAGTTCGCTCATGATCAGTGACCCCCACCGAGCAGGTCGGTAACCGTGCGGACCAGCATGTAGTAGGTGCCGGGGATCATCACCAGCACCCAGACGACGAGCACCGCCCACAGCATCTGCTTCTGGTAGCGCGCGCCCTTCTCCCAGAAGTCGACGAGCATCACCCGGATGCCGTTGAGCGCGTGGTAGAGGACCGCGCCGACCAGGCCGACCTCGAACAGGTTGACGATCGGGTTCTTGTAGGTCTCGATGACCTTGTCGTACGCGTCCGGCGACACCCGCACCAGTGCGGTGTCCAGGACGTGCGCGAACAGGAAGAAGAACGTCAACACACCGGTGATGCGGTGGGCGACCCAGGACCACATCCCCAGGTCGCCGCGGTAGAGCGTTCCGCCCCCTTTAGAGGTGCCCGCCCGCTCGGGTGCGGTGGTGCCGGCCATGCGCAACGGCCTCCAGCGTCAGTGGTGGACTGGTCTCCGGTACGTGCGTACTCGGACCTTGACCTCCGGATGCTAGACCCGCTCGAGCCACCCGACCCAACAGCCCGACCCGTCTGTGAGCGACGAGACACCAGGCGGTCACTGGATCGATTCTCCTCACCGGGTGACGCGTCCGGCTGTGCGGTGCCGGTCACTCCGACGGGTGACCGGCACCGTCCACTGGGGACCTCGTTCAGCGCGGTCGGTAGGTGGCCACCCCGTGCACGACGGCCAGGTCGACGTGCACCTCGGGCTGGACCGGACCGGTGAACGGCGGCAGTCGCAGCGGTTGGGGCACGCCGGGCAGGTGGATGACGAGGTTCACCCCCAGGCGGGTGGCGATGAGCCGGCCGGCGAGGTCGCGGGCGTTGCCGGCCCGGGCGTTCTCCGCCGGGTCCTGGAGCGACCAGTTCAGGTTCTCCACCAGCGCGCCGTACAGGTGGGTGCGGCGCATCGGGTGGGTGGCGGTGAACTCGGCCACGTGCTCGGGGA is a window from the Saccharothrix saharensis genome containing:
- a CDS encoding succinate dehydrogenase hydrophobic membrane anchor subunit, producing MSELTLAKPRAPRRPAARRSNFELYSWLFMRISGVALVVLVLGHLFIMNILDGGVHRINFGFVAGRWASPFWQFWDLAMLWLAQIHGGNGLRTVINDYARKDATRFWLKVLLYVSMVLIIALGTYVIFTFDPNITD
- the sdhC gene encoding succinate dehydrogenase, cytochrome b556 subunit is translated as MAGTTAPERAGTSKGGGTLYRGDLGMWSWVAHRITGVLTFFFLFAHVLDTALVRVSPDAYDKVIETYKNPIVNLFEVGLVGAVLYHALNGIRVMLVDFWEKGARYQKQMLWAVLVVWVLVMIPGTYYMLVRTVTDLLGGGH